The following are encoded together in the Pygocentrus nattereri isolate fPygNat1 chromosome 15, fPygNat1.pri, whole genome shotgun sequence genome:
- the clec3a gene encoding tetranectin-like protein isoform X2, with product MSGNRGTVVVERTLRIPILLLTLSQWDESMRAKYWALFGELSTLLGPAATDINVAPVCAGALFTSVMAFARLLLVLLLGCTLLHLGLGRPSRSRKAVPSRRRVAEDDDVRAQLDKLWQEVNSLKEMQALQTVCLRGIKVHKKCYLAVEQPKHYHEANEDCIAQGGTLATPRNLKENNDIREYAKYSSPESKEFWIGVTDIVKEGQYVDVNSMPITYFNWDHAKKEPTGGKRESCVVLSLSAQGKWHDEVCRTQNKYICEYLIP from the exons ATGAGTGGAAACAGGGGAACGGTTGTTGTTGAACGCACCCTCCGTATTCCAATCCTCCTTCTCACTCTTAGCCAATGGGATGAGAGCATGCGAGCAAAGTACTGGGCTCTATTTGGTGAGTTATCCACTCTCTTAGGGCCTGCTGCCACTGATATAAATGTAGCCCCTGTTTGTGCAGGGGCACTCTTCACTTCAGTCATGGCTTTTGCTCGCCTCCTTCTTGTCTTGCTGCTTGGCTGCACACTGCTCCATCTCGGACTTGGCCGTCCATCCCGCTCCAGAAAAGCAGTCCCATCTCGGCGGAGAG TGGCAGAAGACGACGATGTGAGGGCACAACTCGACAAACTATGGCAGGAGGTGAACTCCTTGAAAGAGATGCAGGCATTGCAAACAG tttgtCTTCGTGGCATCAAAGTCCACAAGAAGTGCTACCTTGCTGTCGAACAGCCCAAGCACTATCATGAAGCCAACGAGGACTGCATCGCCCAGGGTGGGACTTTGGCCACGCCACGAAACCTGAAGGAGAACAACGATATAAGAGAATATGCCAAATACAGCTCCCCGGAATCCAAAGAATTCTGGATAGGTGTGACCGACATAGTGAAAGAAGGCCAATACGTCGATGTCAACAGCATGCCCATCACTTACTTCAACTGGGATCATGCCAAGAAGGAACCAACAGGAGGCAAACGAGAAAGCTGtgttgttctttctctctcagcgcAGGGCAAATGGCATGATGAGGTCTGCCGcacacaaaacaaatacatcTGTGAATATCTCATTCCTTAG
- the clec3a gene encoding tetranectin-like protein isoform X1 — translation MSGNRGTVVVERTLRIPILLLTLSQWDESMRAKYWALFGELSTLLGPAATDINVAPVCAGALFTSVMAFARLLLVLLLGCTLLHLGLGRPSRSRKAVPSRRRDTVAEDDDVRAQLDKLWQEVNSLKEMQALQTVCLRGIKVHKKCYLAVEQPKHYHEANEDCIAQGGTLATPRNLKENNDIREYAKYSSPESKEFWIGVTDIVKEGQYVDVNSMPITYFNWDHAKKEPTGGKRESCVVLSLSAQGKWHDEVCRTQNKYICEYLIP, via the exons ATGAGTGGAAACAGGGGAACGGTTGTTGTTGAACGCACCCTCCGTATTCCAATCCTCCTTCTCACTCTTAGCCAATGGGATGAGAGCATGCGAGCAAAGTACTGGGCTCTATTTGGTGAGTTATCCACTCTCTTAGGGCCTGCTGCCACTGATATAAATGTAGCCCCTGTTTGTGCAGGGGCACTCTTCACTTCAGTCATGGCTTTTGCTCGCCTCCTTCTTGTCTTGCTGCTTGGCTGCACACTGCTCCATCTCGGACTTGGCCGTCCATCCCGCTCCAGAAAAGCAGTCCCATCTCGGCGGAGAG ACACAGTGGCAGAAGACGACGATGTGAGGGCACAACTCGACAAACTATGGCAGGAGGTGAACTCCTTGAAAGAGATGCAGGCATTGCAAACAG tttgtCTTCGTGGCATCAAAGTCCACAAGAAGTGCTACCTTGCTGTCGAACAGCCCAAGCACTATCATGAAGCCAACGAGGACTGCATCGCCCAGGGTGGGACTTTGGCCACGCCACGAAACCTGAAGGAGAACAACGATATAAGAGAATATGCCAAATACAGCTCCCCGGAATCCAAAGAATTCTGGATAGGTGTGACCGACATAGTGAAAGAAGGCCAATACGTCGATGTCAACAGCATGCCCATCACTTACTTCAACTGGGATCATGCCAAGAAGGAACCAACAGGAGGCAAACGAGAAAGCTGtgttgttctttctctctcagcgcAGGGCAAATGGCATGATGAGGTCTGCCGcacacaaaacaaatacatcTGTGAATATCTCATTCCTTAG